GGGCTTACTATTTTAAAAGGCCAGAAACTATTTATGGtaagttaataaaaatatatattataaaaaaatgaaaattattttgtagttttttttctatttcccATTTACAAAAAAACCACTAACCTATTAACTTCATGCTCTAACTAAATTACCAGTCCGAGTTTAATATTATAGCTCAAATGAAAATACATTACTCACTAGTTTCGATCACTTGCTATATTAATTATAACAGTTAATGACCGATCCAAAGTGAGCTACAATGGTTTAATGGTTTTGACTCGGTTGATTTTTTTTAGGGATTCTCTAAATGACTGACATGAGTTACCTAACCCACAACTCAATgtaccaataattttttttataaataaattaataaataacataaaaattttAACTCACTTATCTTTAATGTGATTCAACGATTGtttatttaactcaaattttCTCATGAGCCATTTAGACaaccttttttttattatttgaaaaaaaacattAACATGCCAACCCAATCCATCCTGAAACATCACTGAATTTAACCACCCATCAATAAATAATCGAGCGATTGATGATATAGCAAACCTATATCCATAatttactaatttaaaaaagaaataataatgCTCAACTGAGCAGTCATATACTGCTGACTAATAATGTAGCTCTTTATTGCACAACTAACATTATTCTCTAATAAGTAATAATCGAAGACATTAGCATTTCAGTTGTGGGACTAAAATATGATTGAGTGATAGCTATCCGAATATGCCCATGCAAATtacttcaagaaaaaaaaatatgcccATGCAAATCAGTTAACCTTAAATGGTCAATTATTTTAAAGGAAGTTCATAGAACTTTATGGTAAATGAAAACCAATTACAAACATGGGTAAGCAGAACAATGTCCTTATTTTTCAGTGTATATGATGTGATCATTGGCCTCACATCTTGTAAAAATcagatcaaaatcaaaatttgagaaccTAAGCAGCTACCATTTTTTAACCTAAGATAAGGCAAGATAAGGTCTGCAACATCAGCACTAACAGACACAATTTCAATTGCAAGATCCCACCAGCGCCATGTGCCCTACAAGGTCCAACACTCGGTTGCTGCCAAGAACAACATTCAAAAGAACAATTAAACGATAGCACGAATTAGAACGCTTTACGTTTCAGTGCTAGTATAAGAGTtcataaaaacaaacaactttAGATGCAATTATAAGCACATATACCTGTAACCCCACTCGTTGTCATACCACGAAACCATCTTCACAAAGGAAGCACTAAGCGCAATCCCAGCCTTAGCGTCAAAGATACTTGACCTGTGAAGAAATATAATATGATATAAGCTAGAAAATGAACATAAGCATACACAACAGAACAAATTCTAATTTCCAACGAAATAGATGAATGAATGTTCAGTATCATTTCGGCAAATTAAAATCCGTTTTGAACACACATAGGAGCAGATGCATTAATGTAGGAGGGTGCACCTAATGAATTCTATGTAAAATGTAATTTACCTTGAATCACCAACGAAGTCATTAGAGACAACATCCTCATCTGTGTATCCAAGAATTCCTTTTAGTGGTCCCTCTGAAGCACGCCTTCATTTTTTCAGTGGCAAAGTCATAGAAAGCAACCAAATAGTTAGTAGAGAACAATTCAAAAGGAGTTTGTGAACTAGAGCAGAAAAGCAATAGATTTACTTTATTGCTGCTTTAACATCTTCATAGGAAGCATTCTTTTGAAGTCGACAAGTTAAGTCCACTACAGAAACATTAGGGGTAGGCACCCGGAATGCCATTCCAGTGAGTTTTCCATTTAGCTCAGGAAGAACTTTTCCAACAGCCTGTGATTTCACAAAGCACAAATTCACAAATCTATACTTAAAATAGAAGCACAAAATCTGTTTGGGGTCATCCCTCTCCTACCTTTGCAGCACCAGTAGAACTTGGGATTATATTTTGAGCTGCCCCTCTTCCCCCTCGCCAATCCTTCATTGAAGGACCATCTACAGTCTTTTGTGTTGCTGGTCAAAGAGAAAAACAATCAGATGTTACTAATACCACTTGTGAGGATATAGTGTTAAGGTTTATTAATgcaaaagagaaagaaatccAAGGCTAATTAGCAAAAGTTCACAAGAGACCTGTAGTTGCATGGACTGTTGTCATCAAACCTTCAAGTATACCAAACTCCTCGTGAACCACCTGATGAATAGTTTATATATAATGGATGAGAATAATGAGATGCTTTTATGCATGTTTCTAATCAGGAAATGAGGGGCAGATGGAAGGGGAAGGCCCATGTTAAACTTAGTTATGTAGATTTTTGTTTCCAAGTGAGAAGAACCCCCCGCCCTCTCCAACATGGAGCAGACCATAGTATATTGATATTTGAAATGTAGGTTGAAACAAACCATAATGGGCCAcattccaaacaaaaaaaaggaataATTAGATTCGCTATCAGAGCTTAGCTCTAGTTTCCCACTGTCTGATGGTTTGATACTTTGATTCCTTATGTTGGTAGGGATATTGCTTGAAAGTGTGATAATGAATCAATTGTATGAATTTAATAATCTTAATAGCTCTTGACTTTCATATTTTACAAATTCCTCTTCCCCCCACACAAGAAGCCAATTCCTAGATCTACccctgaagaaaagaataatGATCATGAGGGAAATTGTGGCCTTTGAAGATTAGAGGAAACACACATATTCCATTTCTTAGAAACTCCCAAAGAAATGTTATCAGGATTCCCCTTGAAGTATGTCACACACACAAGTACTGAAATCCTTTTAGGCCATATCATTTTCCTTGTTCTTAAAAAGGAGCAACTAAAAAATCCATGCATTACACAATGCAATACAAACCTTGGCAAGAGGAGCAAGACAATTCGTTGTACAGCTTGCATTAGATACAATGTCCATGCTAGGATTGTATGTTTTCTCATTGACTCCAACCACAAACATAGGTGCATCAGCAGATGGAGCTGATATTATGACTTTCTTGGCACCAGCCTACAAGTAGAAAGAGTGAAAGCTCAAATTAGCATTTGGAGCTGGTTAGAGTAACATAAAGTggggagaagagagagaaaggcaCAATGCTAAATACGCAGGTAATTGAACTTCACCTTCAAATGTGATGAAGCTTTCTCTAATGTTGTAAAAACTCCTGAAGACTCGATAACATAATCAGCCCCAAAATCACTCCACGGGATCTCTGCAGGATCTCTAAATAAAGCAACAAAAAAGTAGGCTCATTAACCCAAATCTTTTAGAACTCTTACATCCCCAACAATATTGTTAAGCAGTAACACATACTCATAAAGTCCATTTCAATTATCAGGGATCAACTCAAGATACCTTTTACTCACAACTTTAACCTGCTTCCCATTAATCTCCAAAGTATTGTCATCCAAAACCTTAATGCTTCCTTTGAACGGTCCATGAGTAGAATCATACTTAAACATGTAAGCCTGAAAGATAAACGATAAAGAAAATCTATACGTTGTAAAAAGAAAgtaaattaaatagaaaaagTCAAAAAACAACCAAGCATCCCATCTTTAAAGATTAAAAAGTATACAACCATaaggaagataaaaacaaacaTGAATTCATGAAACATGTTGCAGTAGAAGTGTAAAAACAAACAATACACTCACACATTTCTCTAAATGCTTAGGAACATCTGTTTTCATGGCATTTACTAAACAGAATCACAGTGCAATTAAACTTTATCATATAAAGTCTAAACATCCTCAAAGCACCCAAAAAAACAAAGTCAGTCGCACAGGTTTCCTCTTCATGTGCAATCCAAAGGCATCATAACTACCTACTTCTGGAATATACCACCTTCAATCCAATAATAAAGTAATAAACTACCACCAATATCCCAAGATCACAAAAAATGTCACGCAACCTACTTCAGATTCAGACAAGATTGTGTTCCCTTCTTTAACTTTATTTTAAACTCCCTTATATTTAAAAACAGTATTATTCATAACTATAATCTACAACCAGATCATGTCTCCTTACTTTCCTCCCGAAAAAATTAAAGACCCCTTAATGTATGTTTTCATTTGAAATTCAGTTCTACGTAACAAAGATTATCatagaaattaataaaataagtaTCATTGGTTTTGTATGTGATTAGGAAATGCTTAAAATGAGACTGCAAATCGGATTCTTCAAAGGACTAGAGGAAGCTTCGGATGGAAAAAAATGTGATTTAAATTAACCCCAAAATATGTACAATAGTGCAATACTAACAAAGGCAAGAGGCATAAGAAAACATAGACAACAGTCACAGAGCATTACAATTGAATCAACATAAATATGAATGTGAAGCACAGCATAAGATTTCTATTTGAGGAAAAAACCTAAATCAAAAACCAAACacaaaaggtaaaaaaaaaactgagatAGATCTATATATAACCACTATATGAATAAACAGATATTTGCAGCTTTAATATAGTCTATGATCAGTACAATAACCAAGCCATAAACTTTATATTACAGGAAAAACCATTAAGGGGAATTGCTTACATACCATATATTTAGCATCAATAAAAGGATCATTAATTGcaacaacatcaatatcatccCGGGAAGTAGCTATGCGAAACACCAGCCTTCCAATTCTACCAAAACCTGCGCGTTTCAGCATACGGTATATGTATGTTTTCTTGAGATAAGCTGGAAAATCTAAGAATATGTTTCATGCTTTAAAACAGTTTTCACCTGATAACTACATTTTAGAATGACACTGACTGAACTCAAAATTAAGTTGTTTTACATGCATAACTTAAGGCCGTTTCTACTAAGCAAGAAACAACAATGAGGACTATCATAACAAAAGTTACCATTTATTCCAATTCTTGTCTTCCCAGCACTGCTTGACCCTGAAAATACCAGACCAGCCACTTATAAGAATCTAAGAATTAAGAAACTGTATGCAAATCACCCAAATCATTGCAAAATAATTGCCACATTCATACTCTGTACAGGGAGAGGGATTTCCGTTGCAGTGGCTTTGATAGGCTGTATGCTCCGGGAACGGCAGTTTCTGAGCATATAAAGATAGTATGTATACATTaggataaaaaaaacaaaaccacaCACTATTATTAAAGGAACAGAAACAAGCTcagtgaagaaaagaaaacgGGCACTAAGTAAAAAGTTTAGACTACTCAACTGTAAGCCTATTGATTCACACGGAATCGATGTTCCAAATACGTTGTTCTGCAAACTCTTGGGTGTTATATTACAGCTTGAGGCATGGTTAAACACCTGGGCCATACATACAGATGTTACAAACAGAATACAAATTGGAAATGCACTAACCCTGAAATGATCAAAAAATTAAGCATGTAAACTATTAGACAAAAACTCCTCACAACAATTCAAATTTTTCTAGCAGAAAAatttcctcatcatcatcacaagCTTATCCAGATGAACATCACATACAAGTTATATAACATAAATTTCCTCCTGCCCAGTTTTCTGAATAACCAAACTGATGTTTTCACCAAATCCAgaaaaaacttcaaattttgagaactaaacaaagaaaaaagagcAAAAagatcgaaaaaaaaaaacaaaacgtGAGAGCATTAACCAAAACATGGCTTCATATAACCCAAATTCTTCATCTGTTTTGCGATAAATTGCAGGAAAAATGAAGAACGCAAAGGAATCGGAAAAAGTGCTGGTAGGTCACCAAATCCAAATCCAAGTTCGAATTTCGATAAACCAAACATGAATAACAAACACTTCCAAAAAAACTACAATAACAGAGCGTGAACCGATACATATCACAATCACAGTAACAGCTGAGCTGAGCTGAGATTCAAAGATTCAATGTATTTTCCgagaaaatgcgggaaaatgaaagagaaaatggaaTCGGTGATGCAGAGAAGAAGACAGACCTTGAAGCGGTCGGAGGAGGAAGGTGAGAGGTCGTGTCGTGAGGAGGAGACAAGTGCAGATCTGAGGAGAGATGAAGCGGCCATTGGAGGAGCTGCAAACCCTAGAAAACGAAGGGTATTGAATTGATGCGGcactgtgtgtgtgtgtgtgtgtgtctctGGTTTCTGCTGCACCAACCACGACTGAGAGAGAAGAAAGAATAATAAGAACGCGCACTCTTTTCTCGTGTGTTTTTTATATGCAATTACTCAGCGGAGGTTCTTATGGAACCAGACAAATAGGCTTTCTCTTTCTATGTTACTGTACTATCAACCACACTTGGAGAGTTGGAGATGGGTgtttattttttggtacattataaaaaaataaattgcatttTCTAAGTATTCTCGGGATGTCTCCACTTAACTCATATGTATTATAGTTCTTATCATTTGAGCTATTATTTTGGGATAAAGATAGATGTATAAGAAGAAAATATTACACAAATGACAAAAATAGATTAAACATTTTCACAATGTGAAGAAAGTAACTTTTAACATTATTTccatatatttaaatttaagggctctctctttaaaaaaaaattaagggctCTTTTGGTTATAATATAAGAAGATAATTGAATAATTGTAAGATATGAAAAGAATTGTGAAATGTGAAGTCTCGACTTTGATTAAGAATATGTTTAGGTTGACCCTCGTGTCAAATATGTTATATACAATTTGATATTTTACTATCataaattttacaattttattaatttacttAGAGTTTTTCTATTGTCCTCTTTTCTAAATATACATTTGTTTATAtataatttgatatttttctatataaaatttataattttattactttacttatattttttcctatttttccTATTGTTTTCCCTTAAAcaataatttatattatatgATAAGTTTTCCATTATGATATGTTATGTCAATCAGTCCCTTCTTTGGATCATAACTAGGATggtacccgtgcgatgcacgggaggCTTCAtctgtagtttttttttagtttatgtCTAACCAAAATTTATAGTAACTAACTGTGCGTACGTTCATAGATAGGGTCAACATCTTCAATATTTGTAAACTTTATTTCAGATAACTTTGGAACACTTCATACTGGGAGGGTGCTAACCGTGATGAGCAGTTTGACTGTTTTGACACAGCTTTTAGTGCTCCTATTTCAGAAGACATATGCTCTGGTCACTTGCAGGATGTTGTGTGCATGTATACCAGCTATTTGTCAGAGATTGCTCTACGTAATTCCACAATTTGCCATTTATAGTTGTCTTCAATGTGTTTAAGTAAAATCAAAATCTACTCCATTGTGTGTGCAAGGCAGGATTTTGATATGTGTGATCCATAAAATGTGTTTTCTTAGTGGTCTTCCATGATAAATCTAAGATGCTACTAAATATAACTTATTcattcctttcaaaaaaaaatattcattccTTTTGCTTGTTTACCAAACTTAATCATGAAGCACTAAAGTGTATACTGGATTTTCGTTGAACTCAATGCCGATTCACGTTCGAGTTAACATGTCAAAATTTTACTTCTTCCTGAGTTGGGATGTCTATTTTCCCTTGTGTCAACATGTCAAAATATTGCTCCTCCTTTAGTTTGGATGTGTTTTCCCTTTGGCatcaacacaaacatgaaaccaaacaaGCACAAATTATGTAAAATTCTTTGCCGGTCCTAGTGGTGCATCATCACTTATTGTACTGCACCAGGCTGTTAGCTAGTGGACCAAAAAGACCGGGAGGAAGTTAATCCATATTTccatttggtttaattccatgGTAGTTTACTCATAGTCAGTGTACTCTTTCCTTTTCTATCTTATAGAAACTCGGATCTCCTGCTTGTAAAAGAGAAAACTGGACCCTGAATTATGGGGAACTGATACATTATGTGGTTTCTTATCATGGTTCTAAATTGGAGGAAAGGCAATATAAAGTATGAAATTCAAGTGTctcttgaaaaataataatgaatatTGTTATTCAGAACAAATTTGTATAAAATAGGATGCAACATCAATTATTTAAACCCGAAACAGAAACCAAAAGAGAATGTCTGAGCTCAATTCACATCTCTACATTCTAAGAATCatgtattaaaattaaaagaattcaTTTCCACACAAACTTCAATAAATTATGCTTGGTCATCAAAGAGATCATTGAGCTGGGGCTTTGTTGGTCCAGGAATTAAACGGTTCTACTTGATTTGATCTATTTTCTCAAGATCCTCCTTTGTCAGTGCCCAAtcaaagatttgcagattttgGTTCATTATGTCCTTATCATAGCTCTTTGCCACAAAAGTGACTCCTTGTTCATACAACCATCTTAGACTGACCTGAGCTATAGACTTGCCATGAGCCTTAACAATCTCTTTGAGCATATCATTCTCCATAACTTCATTTGGTCCCCTGCTGGCACCTTTCCTAAGAGGCGAGAAAGCAGTCAAAACTATTCCTTTTGCATTGCAGAACTATCTTAGTTCCTTTTGTTGCCATGCAAGGTTCCTTTTGTGTGGCTGAGCCCCTAAATATAACCATATGGAAAGTCAAGATAAAAAAGAAAGATCTTTGACAGAGTATAGAAGATGAGAAGTTAAAACCTCAACACCTCTATTTCACTTACTGGCCAGCAggaaagtaaaaaacaaaatcataatGACACTGAATAGTCCTCAGAATAACTAAGAGCaatcaaagaaaataatagAAGCTAGAAGAAGAGTGGCAGAAATCAAATAAGTGCATTTGTGCTCATGTAGCAGAAACCTTTTAATGAAAACATTGACTAAATAATATGTGTATAAATCATGAATTAGTGATGAGAAATGGTTTTCCCAAAAGCTGCTAAGTCTTAAATTCATAAAACAAATGCCTATAAAAGAGGAATTAACCATTCGGAAAGCAAAGTTATAAAAAGATTTGATTTCAGATATTACAGTATGAAAAGAAATAAGCGAAATAGACCAATTTTTTGCAGAATCAAAGTGGAGGGCTCAAGTTCATACCCAAAAGTTCCTTTGATAGTTGTGCAAAGAAAAAGAACTAAAGCTGTAGATGTCCATGTAGCTAATCCGAAATCACATAGCTACAAGTTAACAAAACAATCAGAATGATTATATGAGACAATCACAATACTAAACTCAAGTCTACAATTGATTCAAAGAAAAACATCTCACCTTGGGAGTCTATATAAAGCATTTTCTTCTACATAAATGATTGTGTATCAAAGATAACAAAGAACGAACATGCTTTAAGCTTCAAAACATGAGCACTCTAGAGTCTAGAGCAAACATAAAATTTAGTTAGAACATCACTAAGTTTGACATAAAATGAAACATGGCCAGTGAAGACAACCAATGACTAAAACACAAAAGTGATGGATAAACATCTAAACATGGCTATATCTCATGCATttcataataataaattaacttATGCAGAAACAATAAGTCTAGATTAAAACAGCAAGATGTAGAAACTTAAAATTTATGGTTAGGTGCACAAAATCTGGGGTGGCCATACTCTCATCAATCatagaatgaatttttttaaaataaaaaattaagggaAGACGGTGTAAGTTACCTCATCAGAAAAGTGCTGCAAATGCAATCGTTGCAAGCAGCACAAATGTAGTGCGAAAATCACTTTCCTCACAACGGCAAAGAATATGCCTCCTCCTGCCTGAAAGCCATGGCCACCACTTTCCAACTCCGAGCAAGCTCTCTTTAAGaatctggaaaaagaagaagaaagcaggTGGTGAGCCATTGTTTGCCTAATGCGTGCTTCAATCTTCTAACCCTGCAAACAATAATAAACTTGGGAATAAACAATAACTTCAAAAGTTTGCAAAAATAGCTAGTCATTCAAGTGATAAAAGATAAAAACTCCAGCATCAATGAGAACCAGCTAAATTGCAAATGGCCTAGATGGTTCACCTACTAGACACATATGCCACATCCAATCATACTAACTAACCTTTCATGTATCTCTCCCAGAACACAAGCTCCTAATAGGATTTTCAGGTCCATACAATTCAGTCATTGCTATAACTCAAACAACAAATTCAAAACAATAGAACCACACCAAGTTGAAAGATCTTTTCAAAATTCACAACATACAACCATAAAAAATCGCTATTTATAGAGAACTAATCAAACTTCACAACACATAAAACCAGAAATATCACCCAACTTGAC
This portion of the Lotus japonicus ecotype B-129 chromosome 3, LjGifu_v1.2 genome encodes:
- the LOC130748148 gene encoding glyceraldehyde-3-phosphate dehydrogenase GAPCP1, chloroplastic: MAASSLLRSALVSSSRHDLSPSSSDRFKVFNHASSCNITPKSLQNNVFGTSIPCESIGLQNCRSRSIQPIKATATEIPLPVQRSSSAGKTRIGINGFGRIGRLVFRIATSRDDIDVVAINDPFIDAKYMAYMFKYDSTHGPFKGSIKVLDDNTLEINGKQVKVVSKRDPAEIPWSDFGADYVIESSGVFTTLEKASSHLKAGAKKVIISAPSADAPMFVVGVNEKTYNPSMDIVSNASCTTNCLAPLAKVVHEEFGILEGLMTTVHATTATQKTVDGPSMKDWRGGRGAAQNIIPSSTGAAKAVGKVLPELNGKLTGMAFRVPTPNVSVVDLTCRLQKNASYEDVKAAIKRASEGPLKGILGYTDEDVVSNDFVGDSRSSIFDAKAGIALSASFVKMVSWYDNEWGYSNRVLDLVGHMALVGSCN